In Apium graveolens cultivar Ventura chromosome 10, ASM990537v1, whole genome shotgun sequence, the following are encoded in one genomic region:
- the LOC141693787 gene encoding uncharacterized protein At2g27730, mitochondrial-like, translating into MSSRVLARFVSRRFSSSGKILSEEEKAAENVYIKKMEKEKLEKLARKGPNPEEKPPTGSGDSGSATEAKASGHTSNSGVSTDKDRNYVLLAGIAGGLSGLGWYVYSKKKAEEVQD; encoded by the exons ATGTCTTCAAGGGTGCTTGCTAGGTTTGTGTCTCGTAGGTTTTCAAGTAGCGGAAAAATTTTGAGCGAGGAGGAAAAAGCTGCTGAGAATGTCTATATTAAG AAAATGGAAAAAGAGAAGTTGGAGAAACTCGCACGCAAG GGTCCTAATCCAGAAGAGAAGCCACCAACCGGTTCTGGAGACTCTGGATCTGCAACTGAGGCGAAAGCTAGTGGACACACCTCAAACTCTGGAGTCTCTACTGACAAAGACCGAAACTATGTACTTCTAGCTGGAATTGCTGGTGGCTTGAGTGGCTTGGGATGGTATGTTTACTCAAAGAAGAAAGCTGAAGAAGTCCAAGACTAG